The following are from one region of the Bacteroidales bacterium genome:
- a CDS encoding RNA polymerase sigma factor — protein MKNKNNFIEIISENEKIILKITSFYTDNKQDAEDLYQETVLNLWKAFKNFKNRSKISTWIYRIALNTAVTQIRKNKKQPQQITLNEQIQEINIEKHNNLLDKLHKQIRKLNELEKALILLYLENKNYETISEITGLSETNVATRISRIKQKLKTNLK, from the coding sequence ATGAAAAACAAAAATAATTTTATTGAGATAATAAGTGAAAATGAAAAGATCATTCTTAAAATTACTTCATTTTATACAGATAATAAACAAGATGCTGAAGATTTGTATCAAGAAACGGTTTTGAATCTTTGGAAAGCATTTAAAAATTTCAAAAATCGATCCAAAATAAGTACTTGGATTTATCGCATCGCTTTAAATACTGCTGTAACACAAATAAGAAAAAACAAAAAGCAGCCACAGCAAATAACTCTTAATGAGCAAATTCAAGAAATAAATATTGAAAAACATAATAATTTACTTGATAAACTTCACAAACAAATACGAAAACTTAATGAACTTGAAAAAGCTCTGATACTATTATATCTTGAGAATAAAAATTACGAAACTATTTCAGAAATAACCGGTTTATCTGAAACAAATGTCGCGACAAGAATATCACGTATTAAACAAAAATTAAAAACCAATTTAAAATAA
- a CDS encoding aldehyde dehydrogenase, protein MTPQNMLAAQKEFFLSGQTKPLKFRIKQLKKIKSALIKNEEYFYEAIYKDFGKSKFETYATELSPVYSELNLSIKKLSQWVKPEKKKTNLANFPGKSYIIPEPLGSVLVIGAWNYPYQLSLIPLISAITAGNTVVLKPSELSFNASSIIAKILNRVFIPEIIRVVVGGVKETKELLDLKFDKIFFTGSVPIGKIVYQAAAKHLTPVTLELGGKSPTFVLADAKIKMTAKRIVWGKFLNAGQTCVATDYILVDKKIEKKLLEEIKKQISIQFPNFENIPENYVQIINERNFDRLLNLINPEKVYVGGTYDKAKRLIHPTVLHNITFEDTAMDDEIFGPILPVIAYDNLDDAIHEVKKRPKPLALYIFSSHKKSIKKIHKEISFGGGAVNDTIMHLTNHNLSFGGTGSSGIGNYHGYAGFQAFSHFKSILKKPFWFEPKLKYAPYTGKKLKWLKRLMG, encoded by the coding sequence ATGACACCGCAAAATATGCTTGCAGCTCAAAAGGAATTTTTCTTATCAGGTCAAACAAAGCCTTTAAAATTCAGAATAAAGCAACTGAAAAAGATAAAATCTGCTCTGATTAAGAATGAAGAATATTTTTATGAAGCCATTTATAAAGATTTCGGCAAATCTAAATTTGAAACTTATGCCACAGAATTATCACCCGTTTATTCTGAACTAAACTTGTCAATAAAAAAACTTTCACAATGGGTTAAGCCTGAAAAAAAGAAAACCAATTTAGCAAACTTTCCCGGTAAAAGTTATATTATTCCTGAACCCCTTGGAAGCGTTCTTGTTATCGGAGCATGGAACTATCCCTATCAGCTTTCTCTAATTCCCTTAATTTCAGCAATAACAGCCGGAAATACAGTTGTCTTAAAACCGAGTGAATTATCTTTTAATGCTTCTTCAATAATTGCAAAAATATTAAACAGAGTATTTATCCCCGAAATTATTCGAGTAGTTGTAGGTGGTGTTAAAGAAACTAAGGAACTGTTGGATTTGAAATTTGATAAAATATTTTTTACGGGAAGTGTACCGATAGGAAAAATTGTTTATCAGGCAGCAGCAAAACATCTGACACCTGTTACTTTGGAACTCGGCGGAAAAAGTCCGACATTCGTATTAGCTGATGCAAAAATTAAAATGACAGCCAAACGAATTGTTTGGGGAAAATTTTTGAATGCAGGACAAACTTGTGTGGCTACAGATTATATTTTGGTTGATAAAAAGATTGAGAAAAAACTGTTAGAAGAAATTAAAAAACAGATCAGCATACAATTTCCGAATTTTGAAAACATTCCGGAAAATTATGTTCAAATTATAAATGAACGAAATTTTGACCGATTGTTAAATTTAATAAATCCTGAAAAAGTCTATGTCGGGGGAACTTACGACAAGGCAAAACGCTTGATTCATCCTACAGTTTTGCATAATATTACTTTTGAAGATACTGCCATGGACGATGAAATTTTCGGTCCGATTCTTCCCGTTATTGCATATGATAATTTGGATGATGCCATACATGAAGTTAAGAAACGTCCCAAACCTTTGGCTCTGTATATTTTCTCTTCTCATAAAAAAAGTATAAAAAAAATACATAAAGAAATTTCATTCGGCGGCGGTGCAGTTAATGATACCATAATGCATTTAACCAACCATAACTTATCTTTCGGAGGAACAGGTTCAAGCGGCATAGGAAATTATCACGGATATGCAGGTTTTCAAGCCTTTTCACACTTTAAAAGTATTTTGAAAAAGCCGTTTTGGTTTGAACCGAAGTTGAAATATGCTCCTTATACCGGAAAAAAATTGAAGTGGTTGAAAAGGTTAATGGGTTAA